Proteins from a genomic interval of Actinoalloteichus hymeniacidonis:
- a CDS encoding sugar phosphate isomerase/epimerase family protein, producing the protein MTHEGSFSRRSMMRGAAGAALGLGAAVALGGTAQASTAVQAGEAASAATSWGKLRVPKNAISIQLYTLRSLLEQDTEGTLRELAAIGYRKVELAGTYDYTAAEFRGLLDKYGLSATSSHSGIDGDFTKTLEDAKTLGQQYLSVPYAEFETAREWRDFARQLDDAGEQARRVGIQFGYHNHAHEFQPVQGRQRPIDIITRMARSWNVHLELDLFWVIDAEVDPVPFVWKHFGRVKQFHVKDRAEDGTWANLGTGTVDFGALFRKTWHTGVREYVVEHDDPSDPLETALVGYRYLTDLRF; encoded by the coding sequence ATGACACACGAAGGTTCGTTCTCCAGACGGTCGATGATGCGAGGTGCGGCCGGTGCCGCCCTCGGACTCGGCGCGGCGGTCGCGCTCGGCGGTACGGCACAGGCGAGCACCGCGGTCCAGGCGGGCGAAGCGGCATCCGCCGCGACTTCATGGGGCAAGCTGCGCGTTCCCAAGAACGCGATCAGCATCCAGCTCTACACCCTGCGCTCCCTGTTGGAGCAGGACACCGAGGGCACGCTGCGCGAGCTGGCCGCCATCGGCTATCGCAAGGTGGAGCTGGCGGGCACCTACGACTACACGGCGGCGGAGTTCCGAGGTCTGCTGGACAAGTACGGGCTGTCGGCGACCTCCAGCCACTCCGGGATCGACGGTGACTTCACCAAGACCCTCGAGGACGCCAAGACGCTCGGCCAGCAGTACCTGTCGGTGCCCTACGCCGAGTTCGAGACCGCGCGGGAATGGCGGGACTTCGCCCGGCAGCTCGACGACGCAGGCGAGCAGGCCCGGCGGGTGGGCATCCAGTTCGGCTATCACAACCACGCACACGAGTTCCAGCCCGTGCAGGGCAGGCAGCGGCCGATCGACATCATCACCAGGATGGCCCGCTCCTGGAACGTGCACCTGGAGCTCGACCTGTTCTGGGTGATCGACGCCGAGGTCGACCCGGTTCCGTTCGTGTGGAAGCACTTCGGTCGGGTCAAGCAGTTCCACGTCAAGGACCGGGCCGAGGACGGGACCTGGGCCAACCTGGGCACCGGCACCGTGGACTTCGGTGCGCTGTTCCGCAAGACCTGGCACACCGGGGTGCGGGAGTACGTGGTCGAGCACGACGACCCGAGCGACCCCCTGGAGACGGCACTGGTCGGCTACCGCTACCTGACCGACCTCCGGTTCTGA
- a CDS encoding amidohydrolase has translation MTVLDSHYDTKFTTDLDSDTELPDPTRPTRVGDSGKLLAKPSTTMASVEDIGAGRGPSWLDAWLAEHGSDVVRWRRHLHANPELSLQEYGTTAYISEQLTAVGLKPRVLPGGTGLICDVGSGPACVALRGDIDALPMTETTGASYASNTPGVTHACGHDAHGTVLLGTALALASAPALPGRVRFLFQPAEEVMRGALDIIAAGGLDGVDRVFGLHCDPRLEVGRVGTRVGAITSASDLMEIRFTSPGGHTSRPHLTGDLVHAMGTVITGLPTLLSRRVDPRSSTVLVWGAVHAGEAPNAIPQDGVLRGTLRTGDRETWAKLEPLIKELVAALLAPTGVSYELWHQRGVPPLVNERESTGLIRKGIKAALGDDALAGTEQSSGGEDFGWYLEQVPGAFARLGVWSGTGRQRDLHQASFDLDERALLTGVRVFTHTALAALSAVPSGVEVGTAPA, from the coding sequence ATGACCGTGTTGGACTCGCACTACGACACAAAGTTCACGACCGACCTGGACTCGGATACCGAGCTCCCCGACCCCACCCGGCCCACAAGAGTGGGCGACTCCGGGAAGCTACTCGCGAAACCTTCCACCACTATGGCCAGCGTGGAGGACATCGGAGCGGGTCGAGGGCCGTCCTGGCTGGACGCCTGGCTCGCCGAGCACGGCTCCGATGTGGTGCGGTGGCGAAGACATCTACACGCCAACCCGGAGCTTTCCCTTCAGGAATACGGCACGACGGCGTACATCTCCGAGCAGCTCACCGCCGTCGGCCTCAAGCCCAGGGTCCTACCCGGCGGGACGGGCCTGATCTGCGACGTCGGTTCCGGACCGGCCTGCGTCGCACTGCGGGGGGACATCGACGCCCTGCCGATGACCGAGACCACCGGCGCGAGCTACGCCTCGAACACCCCCGGCGTCACCCACGCCTGCGGCCACGACGCGCACGGCACGGTGCTGCTGGGCACCGCGCTGGCGTTGGCCTCGGCCCCCGCGCTGCCCGGTCGGGTCCGGTTCCTCTTCCAACCGGCCGAGGAGGTGATGCGGGGCGCGCTCGACATCATCGCGGCCGGTGGGCTCGACGGCGTCGACCGTGTTTTCGGGTTGCACTGCGACCCGCGACTGGAGGTGGGTCGAGTCGGGACCAGGGTCGGCGCGATCACCTCGGCCAGCGACCTGATGGAGATCAGGTTCACCTCGCCGGGCGGGCACACCTCCCGGCCACATCTGACCGGCGACCTGGTGCACGCGATGGGCACCGTGATCACCGGCCTGCCCACCCTGTTGTCCCGCCGGGTCGACCCCCGATCGTCCACGGTGCTGGTCTGGGGTGCGGTCCACGCCGGAGAGGCGCCGAACGCGATCCCGCAGGACGGGGTGCTGCGCGGCACGCTGCGGACCGGCGACCGGGAGACCTGGGCCAAGCTCGAACCGCTGATCAAGGAACTGGTCGCCGCGCTGCTGGCGCCGACCGGGGTGTCCTACGAGCTGTGGCACCAGCGGGGCGTCCCGCCACTGGTCAACGAGCGCGAGAGCACCGGGCTGATCCGGAAGGGCATCAAGGCCGCGTTGGGCGACGACGCGCTGGCGGGAACCGAGCAGTCCTCCGGCGGCGAGGACTTCGGTTGGTACCTCGAACAGGTGCCCGGCGCCTTCGCGCGCCTCGGAGTGTGGTCCGGCACCGGCCGACAACGTGATCTGCACCAGGCCTCGTTCGATCTCGACGAGCGGGCGTTGTTGACTGGGGTCCGGGTGTTCACCCACACCGCACTCGCGGCCTTGTCCGCCGTGCCCAGTGGGGTCGAGGTGGGTACCGCCCCTGCCTGA
- a CDS encoding amidohydrolase: protein MTSDRERFLQDRCAQAVAQHTEKLLELSHRIHAEPELAFAEHRSMAAVAAAVGAHGFEVTTGVGGLDTAMTASSGGGELVVALCAEYDALPEIGHACGHNIIAAASVGAALALQPVADELGITIRLIGTPAEEIGGGKVLLLERGVFDGVAMAMMVHPSPYEICEPRSRAIADLEVHYRGRESHAAAAPELGVNAADALTVAQVAIGLARQHLEPGQQVHGIVTHGGAAPNIVPAHTSAMFNLRAAEMESLRRLEHRIRCCLEAGAVATGATMETSTVSPDYAELRADSRLVAAYREAIVRLGRVPAGRDEETSRIIGSTDMGNVTQSIPGIHPAIAIECGDAVPHQPDFAAACNTDSADRAVLDGATAMAWTVVSAVTNEGLRAELLAGATRRLATSGKPAATGGAA, encoded by the coding sequence ATGACATCTGATCGCGAGCGGTTCCTGCAGGACCGCTGCGCCCAGGCGGTCGCCCAGCACACCGAGAAACTCCTCGAACTCTCGCATCGGATCCACGCCGAACCGGAACTGGCCTTCGCGGAGCATCGGAGCATGGCCGCCGTTGCTGCTGCGGTCGGCGCACACGGCTTCGAGGTGACGACCGGTGTGGGCGGGCTGGACACCGCGATGACGGCGAGCTCGGGCGGCGGGGAGCTGGTCGTCGCCCTCTGCGCGGAGTACGACGCGCTCCCGGAGATCGGCCACGCCTGCGGGCACAACATCATCGCCGCCGCCTCGGTGGGCGCCGCCCTGGCCCTGCAACCGGTCGCCGACGAACTGGGCATCACCATCCGGTTGATCGGTACACCGGCCGAGGAGATCGGCGGCGGGAAGGTCCTCCTGCTGGAGCGCGGCGTCTTCGACGGCGTGGCGATGGCCATGATGGTGCACCCCTCGCCGTACGAGATCTGCGAGCCCCGGTCGCGAGCGATCGCCGATCTCGAGGTCCATTATCGAGGCCGGGAATCACACGCGGCAGCCGCTCCGGAGCTGGGTGTGAACGCCGCCGATGCGCTGACGGTCGCGCAGGTGGCGATCGGTCTGGCCCGTCAGCACCTCGAACCCGGCCAGCAGGTGCACGGTATCGTGACCCACGGTGGGGCTGCGCCCAACATCGTGCCCGCGCACACCTCGGCGATGTTCAACCTGAGGGCCGCCGAGATGGAATCGCTTCGCCGATTGGAACATCGGATCCGATGTTGCCTGGAGGCTGGAGCAGTGGCCACCGGAGCCACGATGGAGACATCGACGGTCTCTCCGGACTATGCAGAGCTGCGCGCCGATTCCCGACTGGTGGCGGCGTATCGCGAGGCTATTGTGAGGCTTGGTCGCGTTCCCGCAGGTCGGGACGAGGAGACAAGCCGGATCATCGGCAGCACCGACATGGGTAACGTCACCCAGTCGATCCCGGGAATCCATCCCGCGATCGCGATCGAGTGTGGCGACGCGGTGCCGCATCAGCCGGATTTCGCGGCGGCGTGCAACACAGATTCGGCCGACCGCGCCGTCCTCGACGGTGCGACGGCTATGGCGTGGACGGTGGTTTCCGCCGTCACGAACGAGGGATTGCGGGCCGAACTACTTGCGGGCGCGACCCGCAGGCTCGCCACTAGTGGAAAGCCCGCCGCGACAGGAGGTGCGGCATGA